The Alistipes finegoldii DSM 17242 DNA segment GTAGCCGACGATGGTACACATGCTTTCCCTTACGGACAATCTGCATACGATTCTCCGGGTGCTTTACGACGACATGATGGCGCTGTGCTATCCGATGTCGCAGGTCGCAATGGCCATCGCAGGGATCGGGGCGCTGCTTCACATCGCCTACCGCGTCTGGCAGTCGATGGCCCAAGCCGAACCGATCGACCTCTTTCCCCTTATGCGGCCCTTCGCCATCGGCATCTGCATCCTGTTCTTCCCGACGCTCGTGCTGGGAAGCCTGAACGGCATACTTTCACCCCTGGTAAAGGCGACGCATTCGCTGATGGTCGGGCAAACACTCGACATGGAACAATGGCAGGAGCGGCGTGAGCGGCTCGAACTCGAAAGCCGCGAGCAGATGCCCCCGGACAGCTACTATGCCGAAGACGAGGAGATGGAACGCGAACTGAATGAACTGGGACTCGACGACCAGACGCAGCAGGCCCTCGATCGTATGAATGAACAGCGTTCCTCATGGTCGGTCAAAGGGATCATCTTCAAATGTCTGGCGTGGGTACTCGAACTGCTCTTCGCCGCGGCGAGCGTCATACTCGACGTGCTGAGGACTTTTTATCTGGTCGTATTGAGCCTGCTGGGGCCGATCGCCTTTGCCATCTCCGTGTTCGACGGATTTCAGTCCACGCTGACGCAATGGCTCACGAAGTATGTCTCGATCTACCTGTGGCTGCCGATCTCGGATCTTTTCTCGGCGATCATCGCACGTCTGCAAAGTCTCGCCATGCGACACGATGCCGAACTGATGGCCGGAGGCTACAACTGGTATGTGGACTGGTCGAACAGTCTGAATCTGATCTTCATGCTCGTAGCCGTCTGCGGATACCTCTGCATCCCCTCGATCGCCTCGTGGGTCGTGCAGGCGAACGGATTCGCCGCCTATAACAAGACCGTCTCGAAAATGACCTCGCTCGTAAGCGCCGGAGCCGGATGGACGGCCGGCAAAGCATGGGCCGGGGCCAAAGGCGCCGGCTCGGCGGCATTATCGGGCGGTAAGGCCGTGGGACGCGGCATCATGAACGGCGCCCGGCTTATTTTCAGAAAATAAAATAACCCGTTATTATGGAATTCAAGTGTTTAACGAACATCGAAACATCGTTTCGGCAGCTGCGCATGTACGCGCTCGTCTTCGCCGGAGTCTGCGCCGTCGTTACCGTGGCGGCGGTCTGGATGTCCTACTCCTTCGCCGAACGGCAGCGGCAGAAGATCTACGTGCTGGACAACGGACGCTCGCTGATGGTGGCGCTCTCGCAGGACCTCGCACAGAACCGTCCCGTAGAGGCCCGCGAGCATGTGCGGCGCTTCCACGAGCTCTTCTTCACCCTCTCGCCCGACAAGGCAGCCATCGAGTCCAATGTCGGACGCGCCTTGCAGATGGCCGACAAAAGCGCCTTATCCTACTACAAGGTTCTGCAGGAAAAGGGCTTCTTCAACCGCCTGATCGCGGGCAATGTTTCGCAGATGGTCAAAGTGGACAGCATCCGCTGCAATTTCGACCGCTATCCCTACGAGGTTACGACCTTTGCCCGGCAGCGCATCCTGCGCGAAAGCACCGTCACGGAGCGGTCGCTCGTCACGACGTGCCGTCTGGTGAACGTTTCCCGCTCGGACAACAACCCGCAGGGCTTCATGGTCGAGGCGCTGAACATCGTCGAAAACAAAGACCTCGCGACCTATGACCGCTAAACCGCACTCCCTGCGCTGCCGCATCCGCTGGATGCGGCGGTCGCTGCGACGCCGGCATGACGCGCTCGCACCCCGCATCCGGGAGCGGATCGTACTCGCGGCGCTCGTCCTGCTGCTGCTCCTTTACCTTTGGCTCCTGTTCGCTATGGACATGGTACCGGAGCTGGAGATCGGGCATCCCGAATTATTACATCCAAAACCGTAAACGTTATGACAGAAAACAAGAATCCGGGAAACGACCCCTCGGCGGAGTTCGAACGGCTGCGCAAGCGCAAGGTGCTGCTCTTCGCGGCGATCCTCGGATGCATCTTCCTCGTCGCGATGTGGCTTATATTCCGACCTGCGCCCGTCAAGCCTCAAGAAGGGGCCGCGGGGATCAACACGTCGGTTCCGGACGGCAAGGCGCAGGCCACCGTCAGCGACAAACGCAAAGCCGCGGAACAGCTCCGCAGCGAGGAGCAGCAGCAGAGACGCATGATGACACTCGGCGACAACTCGTTCTCGCTGCTGGACGACGGGCTCAAACCTGCCGAGGAGCCTGCACCGGCGGACAACCCCGCACTGCGGGCCTCCGAGGCCAACCGGGCCATGCAGCGGCAGGTGCAGGGCTTCTACGCCGCTCCGCAGCGCAATGCCGAGGTCGAAGCCCTGAAAGAGCAGGTCGCAGCCCTGCAATCCCAGCTCGACGCCGAGCGGCAGCAGCCCGATCCGCTGGAACTGGCCGAGGAGCAGTACAAGCTCGCCCGGAAGTATCTCGGCGGCGGAGTGGCCGTAGATGAAGAAGCTGTTGAGCAGGCAAAGCAGCGGAAGGATTCGCGCCTGTCGGTCATGCGGCCCGTGCGGGAGGGTGAGGTCGAAGCATCGACGCTCGACACACGGGCGGATTTCACCGTCGAACGCAACTTGGGATTTCTCACGGCGGCAGGTGGCGTCGCGCATGCCGATACTCCGACCGTCAGAGCCTGCGTCGCCTCGACGCAGGTCATACGTGCCGGAAGCACCGTGCAACTGCGGTTGCTGGAAGCCGTGCGTATCGACGGAGTGACCATCCCCCGGAATACGCCGCTATACAGTCTTGCGACGATCTCCGGAATGCGGCTGCAGGTCGTGGTGTCGTCCGTCGAATACGGCGGACGGATCTTCGCCGTCGAAGCCGTAGCTTACGACATGGACGGCCAGCCGGGGCTCAACGTCCCGAACTCCCGCGAGCGGACGGCCCTCAAAGAGGCGCTGGCATCCGTCGGGCAGACTGCCGGCACGAGCGTAAACGTCACCCGTTCGGCCGGACAGCAGATGTTGTCCGAACTGGCGCGCGGAGGATTGCAGGCTTCGTCGCAGTATGTCGCCGGGAAGCTCCGCGAGGTGAAGATAACCCTCAAAGCCAACCATCAGCTATTATTGATTTCAAAACAGCAGTAAAATGAAAAGAGACCTTATTTATCTGGCCCTGATCGTCGCCGCAATCACGGCGGTAAAGGTTACGGCACGAACGACACCGGAAACGCCGGCGGAGATCCGGCCCCTGCGTATCGAAGCGGGATTCACCAAGACTGTACACATCCTCTTCCCGTCGCCCGTCACGTATATCGACATCGGCTCGATGGACATCATAGCAGGCAAGGCCGACGGGGCCGAAAACGTCGTGCGGGTGAAGGCGGCCGTGCGGAATTTCGCAGCAGAAACAAACCTGACGGTCATCACCGAAGACGGCGGATTTTTCACGTTCGATGTCCACTATGCCGAGAACCCGGTTGTCTCGACCCTCAATCTTACAGTGCAGGAACCGCAGACGGAAGGTGTGAAGAAACCGGCTGCCGCGGGCTATCCGCAGCCGACGGCCCCAGCATCCGAAGGCCGGGTGCTGCTGCGCGAGGTAGGCCGAGAGAAGCCCGCGACCATAAAACGCATGTTGAGCGACATATACCGGCAGAACCGTACGGACGTAAAGGGCATTCGCACGAAGAAGTACGGCATCGGGGTCGAGGTGCTGGGAATTTACGTCTCCAACGATGTCGTTTACATACATACTTGTATGTATAACGACACGAATATCTCTTTCGAAGTGGATGCACGACAGTTTATCGTAGCCGACAAGAAGCTCGCAAAGCGTACGGCACAGCAGCAGACACCGCTCGAAATCCTGCGCGTATGCAACGATCCGGCCGTTGTAAGGGGACATCAGCGTCAGCGGACGGTATTCGCGCTGCCCAAACTGACGATCTCCGACGACAAAGTGCTTTTGCTGGAAATCGTCGAGAAAAACGGAGCCCGCCATCAGACAGTGGAGATACCCGCAGGGGAATTGTTGGATGCGAAACTCCTGTAAAGAGACAGGCGGTCGAACCCGATGCGGAAGTTTTTATGCAGCAGTGGGAATGTTTCGAATCCGTGCGGCGATCTTACAGGAGCACTTTGCAAGAGGATATTCAGACGTGGTTCCGCACGCTGCGGCTCTGAAAGGCTGTTCGTTTCCGAACAATCAGACACCCCGGTACGGTTTTCAGACCGTACCGGGGTGTCTTTCATGCAGCTTGAGGAAACTCAATATTCATCTTCGTTGAAGAAATTTATCCGTATTGATTATCAATATATTATATCATAACCAATGAAATTTGCGCAAACAAACCGCACCGTCTGAGACGGTCTGAGGCGATGGGAGGAAAGACGGAACACACAAATTGTGTAGATAAATTAATAGCAAGGTCTGATAAAATAGTAATAATGTTAATTACCATTAAGTAATTATCGATGCATAACACTTCAAAATGCTATCATCACATTGACGCTAATATTTCATTTCGCTTTTGTACAAAAGGTTCGTAGAAATTTTTTCCTAGTAGTCTAAACACAATATCATAATCGTTATGTGCGGTCACAGCGTGTTTTTTGGTATTTACTTCAAAGTCATATATTTTCTGTAATGCCTCGTCCAATGACGCATAATAAAAATTATTATAGTTTTGCATTCTCTTATTGGGTTTGAATGGGGGGAGAATATTTCCATTTAGTTTACCTTCCATAAGCACGCACTTGCAATTGCACTTTGTCAAATGGGCTGCTCCATTTTTATCCTTATACACCC contains these protein-coding regions:
- the traJ gene encoding conjugative transposon protein TraJ, which produces MVHMLSLTDNLHTILRVLYDDMMALCYPMSQVAMAIAGIGALLHIAYRVWQSMAQAEPIDLFPLMRPFAIGICILFFPTLVLGSLNGILSPLVKATHSLMVGQTLDMEQWQERRERLELESREQMPPDSYYAEDEEMERELNELGLDDQTQQALDRMNEQRSSWSVKGIIFKCLAWVLELLFAAASVILDVLRTFYLVVLSLLGPIAFAISVFDGFQSTLTQWLTKYVSIYLWLPISDLFSAIIARLQSLAMRHDAELMAGGYNWYVDWSNSLNLIFMLVAVCGYLCIPSIASWVVQANGFAAYNKTVSKMTSLVSAGAGWTAGKAWAGAKGAGSAALSGGKAVGRGIMNGARLIFRK
- the traK gene encoding conjugative transposon protein TraK, with translation MEFKCLTNIETSFRQLRMYALVFAGVCAVVTVAAVWMSYSFAERQRQKIYVLDNGRSLMVALSQDLAQNRPVEAREHVRRFHELFFTLSPDKAAIESNVGRALQMADKSALSYYKVLQEKGFFNRLIAGNVSQMVKVDSIRCNFDRYPYEVTTFARQRILRESTVTERSLVTTCRLVNVSRSDNNPQGFMVEALNIVENKDLATYDR
- the traM gene encoding conjugative transposon protein TraM, translated to MTENKNPGNDPSAEFERLRKRKVLLFAAILGCIFLVAMWLIFRPAPVKPQEGAAGINTSVPDGKAQATVSDKRKAAEQLRSEEQQQRRMMTLGDNSFSLLDDGLKPAEEPAPADNPALRASEANRAMQRQVQGFYAAPQRNAEVEALKEQVAALQSQLDAERQQPDPLELAEEQYKLARKYLGGGVAVDEEAVEQAKQRKDSRLSVMRPVREGEVEASTLDTRADFTVERNLGFLTAAGGVAHADTPTVRACVASTQVIRAGSTVQLRLLEAVRIDGVTIPRNTPLYSLATISGMRLQVVVSSVEYGGRIFAVEAVAYDMDGQPGLNVPNSRERTALKEALASVGQTAGTSVNVTRSAGQQMLSELARGGLQASSQYVAGKLREVKITLKANHQLLLISKQQ
- the traN gene encoding conjugative transposon protein TraN; the protein is MKRDLIYLALIVAAITAVKVTARTTPETPAEIRPLRIEAGFTKTVHILFPSPVTYIDIGSMDIIAGKADGAENVVRVKAAVRNFAAETNLTVITEDGGFFTFDVHYAENPVVSTLNLTVQEPQTEGVKKPAAAGYPQPTAPASEGRVLLREVGREKPATIKRMLSDIYRQNRTDVKGIRTKKYGIGVEVLGIYVSNDVVYIHTCMYNDTNISFEVDARQFIVADKKLAKRTAQQQTPLEILRVCNDPAVVRGHQRQRTVFALPKLTISDDKVLLLEIVEKNGARHQTVEIPAGELLDAKLL